Within the Pseudomonadota bacterium genome, the region AACCAGGGAACAGGTATGGCATAAAAACCGAAGATAAAATTCCGAAAGAATTTTTTTTGATAGCATTTTTGCAGGAAAGATAAAAGAAATTTTTAACAAAATATTGGCGTAGCGGTTTATTTTTTTCCGGTTTTATGGGCCGAACGAGCAGTGAAGGTGTTTTATTGCTGATATTTCAAGGAGTTACTGGAAAATAGAAGGTGTGATTGACGTTTGGATTTTGATAAAAATCATATAAAGATGCTTCCTTTGAGGTAGCAGACAGCCTTTCCCGCGATGAACACCCGCTTGCCGGCATCTTCGCAGAAAAGTTCGCCGCCCCTCCCCGAAACCTGCCTGGCGCGGAAGGTTGTTTTATGCAGTTTTGATTTCCAGAAGGGAATGAGCGCGCAATGTGCTGAACCGGTGACCGGATCTTCATTGATGCCGCATTTCGGCGCGAAAAAACGCGAGACAAAATCAACATCATTGCCCTTGGCGGTAATAATCACACCCCTGTGATCCAATTGCGCGAGCAGCCCGAAATCAGGAGAGATGCCCGTGATTACCGCTTCATTTTCAAAAACCGCCAGATAGTCTTCGGATTTATGGACCGCCAGCGGTTCTTTGTGTAGGGCCCGAATCAACAATTCCGGCGTCGGGCAGGGAGTCGGGGGGTGCGCCGGGAAATCAAGTCTAAAGAGCTCATTTTCGTTAAGCACTGCCAGGGGGCCGCTTTTCGAAGAGTGAAAGTCTATCCGGTGCAACCCGGGGCTTATAAAGGTAAAAAACACATAACCCGCGGCAAGGGTGGCGTGGCCGCAGAGATCGATTTCCACTGTCGGCGTAAACCAGCGGATTTCATAGCTCCCATTGCGGTGAACCACAAAAGCGGTTTCCGAGAGATTATTCTCCGCAGCGATATTCTGCAGGGTTGTATCGGTGAGCCAATTTTCCAGAATGCACACCGCAGCAGGATTGCCTTTGAATATATCACCGGTAAACGTGTCTATCTGGAAAACGGGTATTTCCATGACTTACTTTTTCCTGGCTTTAAGGGTTCCTTTTATAACGTCATTCATATCCTGGGGCGCGTTTGCCGCCGGGCAGAGGATCTCTTTCACTTCGGCCTGAAACAGCTGGTTGTCCCTTGGGGTGTGAGTCCCGTGGACGATCAATAAATCAGGGTAATTGCCTTGAATGATCTTCTCGTATTTTTTCAGAAAAGGGCAGAGGGCAGTCATGCAGTAGGAAAAATGCAGGGCATCGATGTGATATTCTGCAAGGGCTTTTACCCGTTTGAGGATTTTTCCCGGAGCAGCAAGGGTCGGGCAGCCCGCACAACTGATAATGCCGATGAGGTCCAGGGTTGTTTCCTGGTTGTAGCGTTCGAAGAAACCGCGTTTTTTCCTCATGTCTCCAAGGCAGACCACGGAGGCGCAGTTTGTGTCCTGGGTGCAGTTCGAGCAGGTGATAATGCCGATGCGTGCCATGATTGCGTCCTTACAGTCAACGTTTTTACTTGATAAATGAACAGCAGTAATCGGTAAGTGTTTTGATCTTCAGGGAGAATTTCGCCTGGGCCGGCACTTCAAAGGCCTGGCCGCCGTGTATTGTTTTCCACTGATCACTGCCGGGAAGCAGTACGTCAAGGTCGCCGCTGAGGATATCCATTACTTCTTTATCGGCAGTGCTGAATTCATACTCACCCGGAAGCATGATTCCCAGGGTCTTTTTTGAGCCGTCGGCAAAGAGTATCGAGCGGCTGGTTACCTTGCCATCGAAGTAAATGTTTGCCTTTTTGATAACGCTTACATTGTTAAATTCGGACATATTGATCTCCTGAGTCGGTAATGGTTGATGGCGTCGTAAAAAGTTCGATCTACTGTGTCGTAGCGGGTTGCGAAATGCTCACCATAATATATATATGCCTCCGCTTTCGCAACACCACTCCTTGTATACCGAAATTTTTACTTAGCCATCTTAAAAGGTACGTCAGACTTTTTAAGAGTCTGTCAATTGTTGGTTATTTTTTATAGATTCGTACCGGAACGGTTTTCCTGCCCCATTGCAGGGCTCTGCCGTGGGAATCAAAGTAGAGGTCAATGCGTGTCGGTCCCTTGATTGCGCCGCCGCGGTCTTCAACCGTACCCCAGCCGTAACGGGGCACATGCATTCTGGTGCCGAACGGATAATAATTGGTGTCAGCGGCAATG harbors:
- a CDS encoding PhzF family phenazine biosynthesis protein, producing MEIPVFQIDTFTGDIFKGNPAAVCILENWLTDTTLQNIAAENNLSETAFVVHRNGSYEIRWFTPTVEIDLCGHATLAAGYVFFTFISPGLHRIDFHSSKSGPLAVLNENELFRLDFPAHPPTPCPTPELLIRALHKEPLAVHKSEDYLAVFENEAVITGISPDFGLLAQLDHRGVIITAKGNDVDFVSRFFAPKCGINEDPVTGSAHCALIPFWKSKLHKTTFRARQVSGRGGELFCEDAGKRVFIAGKAVCYLKGSIFI
- a CDS encoding CGGC domain-containing protein is translated as MARIGIITCSNCTQDTNCASVVCLGDMRKKRGFFERYNQETTLDLIGIISCAGCPTLAAPGKILKRVKALAEYHIDALHFSYCMTALCPFLKKYEKIIQGNYPDLLIVHGTHTPRDNQLFQAEVKEILCPAANAPQDMNDVIKGTLKARKK
- a CDS encoding pyrimidine/purine nucleoside phosphorylase; this encodes MSEFNNVSVIKKANIYFDGKVTSRSILFADGSKKTLGIMLPGEYEFSTADKEVMDILSGDLDVLLPGSDQWKTIHGGQAFEVPAQAKFSLKIKTLTDYCCSFIK